The DNA segment GCCGGTGCGCAGCGTGCCCCACGTGCCGCGCTCGTTGATCGTGAAGTCGTAGACGACCGGCTCCATCGCGAACGGCAACGCGTTGCGCAGCTCGCGCTTCAGGCCGCTCATCGTCTGCTGCAGCAGCAGCTGGGCTTCGGCCTTGCGGTGCGGCGCGACGATGAAGCCCATGCCGCCACCGCTCATGCCGCCCAGCATCCAGAAGCCCCAGAAGTCGTCGTTTAGCGCCGCCTTCACGCGGGTGATGATCTGTTCGGTGTAGTAGGTGCTGGCCCACGGGATGATCGTCTGCAACGGGCCGAAAAAATTGTACGTGGTGGCGGCGGCAAGATCCTTGATGTCGCCGCGTTTCAGGTCGTTCAGGATGCGGTCGAGCACGCCCAGCGCCTGCTGGCGGGCCTCCGATTCCTTGCTGGCGCGCAGCAGGTACTTTTCCGACACCATCTCCAGGATGGGCCCGACGTTCTGCGCCATGCCACCGTGGACCAGCACGAGCGAGTCCTGCAGCGCCGCGCGGGCCGAATCGGGCGCCGCGGCCCGGTCGAGGATCGTGTGGCGTGGCAGCAGTTGCCCGCGCGACGTGCCAAACTCGGGATCGCCTTCGCTGGCAGTAGCGCCGGCGATCAGCTTGATGCCCGGCCACACGCCACCACTGTCCTGCCAGCCACCACCCGAGCCCCCGATCCACTCGCCCAGGATAGCGCGGGCGGCGACGATACGGCGTTCGTCCTCATCCAAACCGCCTTGCAATCGCTGCGTCTGTCCCGTCGCGCGCATGCAGGCGCTGATCAATCCCGCCAGCAGATTCGTGCTGACGGCCAGGCGCGAGCCCTTGGGGATGTCGTTGATCTTCGAGCAGATCTCCAGCCCGTGGCCGGGCTTGCCCGTCAGTCGCGCAAGCAGATCCTCCAGGCTTTGCTCCGACCCCTCCAATCCTGGCGGCACGATGCCCGACGCAATGACGGCCGCCTTCAGCAGGCCCAGGTAATCGCGGGCGAAATCGAACACCTCGGCAAGCGACCGTACGTCGGCGCTGGCGTTGAGGTCGACGCTGACGAGGCGCAGGACCGGCTCGTCGATCACGCGGAAGTACGCCTCGACCGGTGGCGTGGTCGCGGCATCGCGGCCGTGGACGGCGAGGTCGATCGAGACGTTGAGCACCTTGGCCCCGCTGGGGTAATCCATGCCGAGGAAGAAGATGTCCGACCACGCCGAGTGCGTGAGGTCCATGCGCACCGGCGTCTGTTCCATGAGGAGCGGGAAAAGTCCAGTGGCGGGATCTGTCGAAAGCAGTTCCGGGCGCACGCGCAGCGGCTGGTCGAGCGGGTGCGTGATGCGGAACATCCACTGGTTGCCGCGCACCGACCGCACGCTGCGCCGCACTTGGTTCGCCAGCGTTTGGAACCCAAGGTCCTTGTACGCCGCCGCCAGTGCCGAGGCGAGCTGGTCGCTGGGACCGTTGGCCGCCTGCGCGCCCACGAACGTCTCGATCGCCTCCTCGAACCGGCGGTTGAGCAACTGCTGGTAACCGGCGTACGGGATCGATCCGGCCGCGCCCGAGGAAGGCAGACGTGCCGGCAGCACGTAGCGATAGATCGAGTAGAGGAAGAACAGCGCGCGCACCTGCTGGTACAGGTTCGTGCTCGTCCGCCGAAACGCGTCCAGTTCGCTGGCGTGCTGCAACAGGTCGTCGACGGTCGCGTGTTCCAGCAGCCCAAGCAGCGACTGGTCGCGAACCTCGGCCTTCTCAGAAGTGATGACGTGGATCAGGTTGGGTCGATTCATCGGGAAACGTCCTGCGGTACCACAGACGAGAACAGGTCGAGAGAAAACGGCCTGGCCATGCGCTCACGATCGACATCGCTAGGCCGGCCGCGGAGCCTTCTGGGTCGCCAGGAGTTCGACGAGCTGCGCCAGCACTTCCTCGCGATCCTTGCCCGCCATGGCCAGCGCGAGCTGCGCGTTCAACGTGCCGTAGGTCACACCGATGTTGTATCGCAGCCCCGCGATCTCCAGCGCCAGGTACCGCTCGCGTCGCGCCAGTTCGGCCAGCGCCGGCGACAATGAGATCATCTCGCCCTGCGGCGCCGCCTCCCGTTGATTACGGAGGATCGTCATGACCGCCGGCGTCAGCACGTGCATGCCGAAGAAGCACAGGTAGTGCCCGCCGCGCAGCCCCGGCACTGTGAGGCGCTGCTCGGCCTGCGTGGGCGTGGGCTTTTCCAGGACGGTCTCGACCTCGTACAGGCGCTGCTGCTGGGCGACGCGATGGCCACCGATCGCGCCGTACAACGGAAGGGCGCTCTCGCGCGTCGACTGCACCGCCGACACCGCGCAATCGTTAGCCTCGGCGGCGGCCACCAGCTCTTGGGCGCAGCGGGCGTGTGCCCCGTCGCCGGCGCTGACGTACAAATGGTCGGACACCAGATGCACGAACGGCTCGCCAGCGACGAACGCCTCGCCGCGCAACAGGGCGTCACCGTACCCACGCGGGTTGGCCTGCTCGACGAACGTCAACCGGCCCGCGTGCGGCCCGGCGGCGGTGGCGTAGGGCTTCTCGTCGCCGGGGCAGACCACCACGCCCACTCGCTCCACGCCGGCCGCAAGGACTTCCTCCACAATCACCTGCAACGCCGCCTTCTCCACCCCGTCGCGATCGACGAGCCGCTGCAGGGGCAGCGCCCGCTGGCTCGAGCCCGCAGCTGTAATCAGCGCCTTTTGGATCTTCATCGCCATTCCCTTCCCAAATGTCCCGTCGGTCCACGTCGCGCCACGACAGCATGACGATATTCTGTCGCGAGCTTTGGTGCCGTTTCAGCGCCAGCCTCCGCGCATTCCAGCATCGCGTAGATGTGGTACATCTGCAAATGACCTGACAAATTGACGCCAAGCTGGAGGTCGATAGTGCAGTCGGCGGTCTTTTGGAGCGACCGAAGAAGGTTCCCCGATCCTTTCGCGTCGGTCCAACTGGTGCGCCAGGCACGTCGCCCGGCGTTGGAGACACACTACTGCATGTGGCGGGAGACAGCAGGTCGAATTGGCTTTCGATCGTCCACCGCCGCAATCGGGAAAGGTCGGCCGATGGCGAAGTTCTGGTCCAAGCGCGTCGGCCGGTTCACGGGCGGCGGGCGCGCGTAGCATCGGCGACCCCCTCACAACCTCAGGCGGACTTGCGCCTACTACTTCGATGCCTCGCGGTAAATCTGAATGAACGCCACCCGCGGCGTTATGGCCGACGGGGCCGGCTTCAGGACCAATCTGCGGTCGGTGCCCACGTCGACCGTTGTCCAGTAGGCGTCTCGCCGCACATCGGATTGCCCCGGATCCTTTAATAACGTTCCATTGAGCAGAACATCGTTCACTTGAATAAACGGCAGCGGACGTTCGTCCGGCCAGGTGAACCGCTCCGGCTTGCGCGGGGAACCGACAGCGAGGAAGACATTGTAGCGCCCCGGCTTCAACTCAGCCTGCCATGACATGTCTCGATTCTTGTCCCATTTCCCGTATGGCCGCAGGTCATTGCCGTCGGACTCGCCCCAACTCGCGAGCGTTCGATAACGGACGTCCGGATCGCTCCAGTCCGCCTCTTGGTAAACAGCCGGTCGCCCACCGACCCATCCGAACCGAACGGGCGCTGTCGACCCGGCTGCCTGATTGCCGAAAGGCGCGCCCGTATCGATGTTCCAGTTCTTTCCGGGTTCCTCCCCGTGCCATTGCATCGGGTCATCCTTCTGCCCGTCGCGCAGTTCACCGAAGTTGACCTGGAGCACCAGTTGCCCGTCGTCGCGAACGTTCGTTTCGTCATCCGTTCCGTGATCGCCCGGGTACATCGGACGGCCGGCCGCGAGGCGGCCGGCAAACCCTTCCGGGTGCGATCGCTGCGTCTCGAAGACGGACGCCATCGCGGGTTGCGGGCGGGGCGGGTTCGCTTCCCAGGGAAGAACCTTGTTGCCCGCGACGCGTCGCCAGGAGGAGCGAGCATGATCCAAGCGGTAGCTGCCATCCGCCTGCTTGCCGTTACCGCCATAGATGGTGTTAAAGAGGAAATCGTTGCCGACGTTAGCGGTCCCTAGCCCCTTGTGCGTCTTCGGTTGGGTTCCGCCCGCAGCTGTTGCTAGACGAGAGTGCTCGATATCGGAATCACCGAATAAGACGGCGGGCTCGAACCGATTCTGCACCACAAACACGTTCCCCAGGAAGATGCCGTTGAACACGTGGTAGCGCAGGATCAACGCGGGCCCCTCCGACGATCGCACGCGGTTGTGGAGGACCAGGGGGATCTCCGTCTTGCCGCCCAGGAAGATGCCACCCGCCTCACCGGCAACGTCGTTGTTGTAGAGGCAGTTGCGCGGGCCCATCCCGGGCCCGTGGATGTCGGCGATGTTCCGCTGCGCGAATACGCCGTAGCCGTAGGACCCGGTTCCCTGAAGCGCATCGACTTCGCAGTTCTCCAGCAAATGCGCGCGGCCCCAGCCCATGTGCCATTGCGCATCGCTCGAGAAGAACCGGCTGTTACGAACAACGCTGCCGGTCCCGCTGAAGTTCGGCGAATGACGACAGTTTCGCGTGTAGATATTGTCGACCAGCAGGAGCGTGCTGCTGCTGAAGTACCCCGACCCCCCGCCGGTGTTGTTGGCCCAGACCGGGTCGACGAACTCGCAATCGCGAATTTCGTTCATCAGCCCCGCGAGCGACGCGGGGTTCCGGCCCGCGCGCTCGACGCGCACGTTCCTCATCCAGCAGTTCATCGCCGACGACATGTTGATCCCGTCAAACCAGATCCGGCGCGCCTGCTCAAGGACGAGATCTTCGACGCCGCACTCCTCGACTGGCAGATAGGTGGTCAGAAAGCTCGACTGATTACCCGTTCGCACGTACCGGCCCAGTTCCATATCCCACGTGTCTACCTGTCCTTCGTTGACGGGGAAGTCCAGCTGCAACGGTTGCTCGATATCAATGATGACGTTGCCTTGTTCCGAGAGGCGTAAGGCCTTGATAGTGACGTCCTGATCACGGTCGGTCGCCCCACCGCCATCGCGCTCGATCATTTGCGCGAAGGGCGTTGATTGATAGACGAACATCCGCACGGCCCCGCCAGGCTTGAAGCCGGCGGCGACGGCGCCTTCCAGGCTGTTGAGCTTCATCTCGATCGATGTATCGCCCCGTCGGGCGTCGCGGACGGGCGTGGTGCGTTGCGCCTTGTGGGTGTGCCGATCGCCAATGAAGTGGATCGCCGCGGTGTTGGGCCCGTCGCTCATGCCCTTCATGCCCGGCGGGGACATCTCGTCGAAATCCTTGCATGAGAAAGACACGGGCGGGCTGAATGCCTCGTCCTCCACCTCAGGCGCATCGGGTCCCGAACCGTCCTTCCATACCCACACCACCTTCGTCTCAAACGATACCCGTTCTGCCCCTGCGAGCAGGTCCCTGAGCTTTTCGCCAGAGATCGCGACCGCGTTGACGGGCCCCGTCGGGGAGAACCGCTCCACGACGTCGTAAGGGGCACCGTCCTTTGCATTGCGTGCGAACCCGTACCGGAACGGCTCTTTGCCGTCGACGCGGATCGTGATTTCAAAGCGGTTGATGTGGCTCTGCTTCCCGTTGGCCGTCTGCGCGGTGAAGCTGGCTTTCGGGCTAAATGCCTGAGCGTAAAAGCAGACCTGTGACTCTCGGGTGATCCGTTCGTGCAGCGGAAAACTGAGGACCTTCACCGCCGGCTCACCATCCACGCCGTACGCAAAGTCGAAAAGGATCCTCGTCTCATGGGCGTCATCCCGTCCGCCCATCTCAGCTGCCTTGCCGCGGCCGGCCCCGCGAATGACCACGCGGCTGTGCCGGACCATGATCGGCCGGGTGAGCACGTAGGTTCCCGCGGGGATCTGGATCACCCCGCCGCCCTCCCGTCCGCACCGTTCGACCGCCTCGACCAGCGCCGTGGTGAAAGCCTCACCGTTTTGGGCGCCAGTCAGACTTCCCGGGAAGGTCACCGTGGCTTCACCGATCACTGGGATGCCCGGCTTGCGATCGCCTGGCTCACCGATATGGACGCCTGCCCACGTCCAGTTGGGATAGATGATGCCATCGGGCCCCACCCAATCGGCCGGTGTGACTTCGTCCTTCCCGACGTCGCGCGGCATCGTCGGATTCCACGGGTACTCGGCTAAGGGCGTTGTGTCGTACTCCGCAGGCTCGTCCTGAGGCAGTTGCCCCCGCACCAAGGATGACGCCGCCAACGACAACA comes from the Tepidisphaeraceae bacterium genome and includes:
- a CDS encoding UTP--glucose-1-phosphate uridylyltransferase encodes the protein MNRPNLIHVITSEKAEVRDQSLLGLLEHATVDDLLQHASELDAFRRTSTNLYQQVRALFFLYSIYRYVLPARLPSSGAAGSIPYAGYQQLLNRRFEEAIETFVGAQAANGPSDQLASALAAAYKDLGFQTLANQVRRSVRSVRGNQWMFRITHPLDQPLRVRPELLSTDPATGLFPLLMEQTPVRMDLTHSAWSDIFFLGMDYPSGAKVLNVSIDLAVHGRDAATTPPVEAYFRVIDEPVLRLVSVDLNASADVRSLAEVFDFARDYLGLLKAAVIASGIVPPGLEGSEQSLEDLLARLTGKPGHGLEICSKINDIPKGSRLAVSTNLLAGLISACMRATGQTQRLQGGLDEDERRIVAARAILGEWIGGSGGGWQDSGGVWPGIKLIAGATASEGDPEFGTSRGQLLPRHTILDRAAAPDSARAALQDSLVLVHGGMAQNVGPILEMVSEKYLLRASKESEARQQALGVLDRILNDLKRGDIKDLAAATTYNFFGPLQTIIPWASTYYTEQIITRVKAALNDDFWGFWMLGGMSGGGMGFIVAPHRKAEAQLLLQQTMSGLKRELRNALPFAMEPVVYDFTINERGTWGTLRTGEAAMMPPAYYALVVPPALRRDVRSLSPAQRAELERFGQATQNDPAMTRTVDSVFHRMIPQAARAASDRGRSLSEILDGLGFDRQEHEYVRSELRAGRIGLSQNRLSSTTQITDVTSDDVVDLRGGSAADGKQAALGRAALAAGEVAVISLAAGVGSRWTQGAGVVKALHPFCKLAGRHRTFVEAHLAKSRRTGRAAGVPLPHVMTTSWLTHGAIADWLKAVDNYGYAGPILLSPGRAVGLRMVPMVRDLRFQWEEVSHQVLDVQKQKMRDSVHAALINWAQTAGEGADYTDNLPAQCLHPVGHWYEVPNMLRNGVLAQLLTERPQLKHLMLHNIDTLGADADPAMLGAHIARGSCVSFEVISRRLEDRGGGLARVNGRPRLLEGLAMPREEDEFALSYYNSNTTWIDINQLLAQFNLTRADLANADKVADAVRTLAARMPTYVTLKDVKKRWGHGQEDVFPVAQFEKLWGDMTALPGVSSSFLVVDRKRGQQLKDQAQLDSWYQEGGADHLNAICDWA
- a CDS encoding sugar phosphate nucleotidyltransferase, translating into MKIQKALITAAGSSQRALPLQRLVDRDGVEKAALQVIVEEVLAAGVERVGVVVCPGDEKPYATAAGPHAGRLTFVEQANPRGYGDALLRGEAFVAGEPFVHLVSDHLYVSAGDGAHARCAQELVAAAEANDCAVSAVQSTRESALPLYGAIGGHRVAQQQRLYEVETVLEKPTPTQAEQRLTVPGLRGGHYLCFFGMHVLTPAVMTILRNQREAAPQGEMISLSPALAELARRERYLALEIAGLRYNIGVTYGTLNAQLALAMAGKDREEVLAQLVELLATQKAPRPA